The genomic segment AGCTCGATCTTGTAGGCATCGAGCGCGTTCTGCAGCGTCACTTCCTGGTTGCGTAACGTGATGATCGTAGAGGCTAAGGTCGATTGCAGTTGCAGCACGTCCAGCGTCGCCACGTCGGTCTGCAGGTTCGCAATTAACTCGCGGATTGCGACTTGAAACCCCGGATCGTTGCTGAGGTTCTGCAAAAGATCGATCTCTTCCACACTCAGTAGCGTGGAAGAGCTCCACCGCAACCGATGTGTGTCGGGATCGTATCTGAGCTTTTCCTGCAACGGAGGAGGAAGCTTGGCCGAGTCAAACGGACCGCCTGGCCAATTGGCCAGGTCGACTGAGGAAAATTGTTTGCCCCGCGACGATTGCCCGAGCAACCGTTCGACCTGCTCTTCGAGCTGAGCAATATTCCCGCGTGTATTCCGAACCGTTTGCGTCTGCTGCAACAGTGTCAGAAAACCAGGAGTGCCACCCACCACGTCGGTAAAAATCTCCTGTCGTAATCTTGCCAGCGTCCTCGCTTCGTACAACAGGTTACGTTCCGACTGCGTCAGCCCTTCCAGCCCAACCTTGCGGCCGGCGCCGAACAGCAGCGGCTGCACGATCGAGAAGGAAAGGTTCGACATCGATTGCGTCTGATTGCCGCCGCTGAACAGCCACAGCGTATTGTTGGCGAACTCGACCGCCCATTGCGTGCCCGCCGGCAGCAACTGGCTGACTCCACCCGCCACGCCGGCGGCGACATTGTCACCGGGGCCATTAGGAACAAACGTCGCCGTGGTTCCGGCGACCGGCTCCACGCCGTTGGTTCCGAGGTAACGGACGCCGAACTGGAACCGCTGGAACGTCACCGCCAGTGCCGCGAGATAGACGTTTTCGATTTCGTCCTGGTACTCGCGTTTGTTGATCTGCGCCAGTTCCACCGCCTGCGGCAGCGTCACATTCTGCAGCTCTGGCAGCGCGGGGACAATTTCTCCTGTCAATGGGTCGATGTTGTCCGTGCTCCAGCCAAAATTCGCGAGCCACTGCGGATTTTCCACCGTCATCGAGTCGCCGAACTTGTGCCAGCCTTTGTAGCCCTGCCAGCCGTCGACCCAGTTCATGTAGACATGCGCGGCGCCGTCATCCGGCGGCAGCGGCTCTTTATCGGGATCGTATGGATCAAAGAAACGGCTGCGGGGATCGGGGGTGACATCGATTCGCGGGACCGCCCAGCGGGGATCATTGAGCCGTTCGTTGATCGCGAGATAGGAGTCGCGGTCGGCTTGGTCACGCCAGAACGTCCGCGAACAGCCTGCCGACTGCAACAGCAGCAAAGCGCCCACGCAAAGAGATTTCTTCAGTGAACCAGCCGGAGAAAAGAGTCGCAGAGTCATGCCGCACTCCTTTCCTGGCTGCCGCTTTCAGGACGGACTGCTTCGAGGCTCGTCAGCGCCACCGACAGCCCGTTCAAGCTCGCCTGATCCAGGCTCAGTTCAGGCCGGGGCAGGGCAATCCGCAGCGACTGCTCGAATTCTTCGTGAATCTGCCGCACCACTTCGCAGCGAGTGCGCCCCAACGACGTAAGCGTGAGCACTGTCTTGCGGCGGTCGAGCGGCGAACGGTCCCTCTCGATCAGACCTTCCACCCGCATCCGCTCGACCAGCCCGCACAGGTTGGATTCGGAAATCAGAAGGACGGCGGCGAGGTCGGCCTGGGTGGCGTGCCGGGTCGGGCCATCGAGCGCGGCCAGGACGCTTGCCCGGGATTCACTCAGTCCGGCATCGGTATATCGATCCGAAAGCTGCTTCCGCAGCCGTCTGGAAATCTGGTTCCAACGGGTGATCCACCCTGGCGGAGATTCAACAGGCAGAGCGCGCATAGCGAACGATCCGAAAACAGGTGCGAATGCTTCGTCATTAAAAGATTCGGACCTGAACGATTCGTCTCTGCATGGAATCGACCGACTTTGTCGATTCTGTCGACTTTACCGGGTGATCCCGGTGTGCGGCGGGGTCGGGTACTGGCGAGTTTGGCCGGTTGACCGTTTCGAACGTTACGATGCGAATTTTTTTCGCAGTTTCACTCCCCTTCTCATGATTTCCCGCAACCCCATCCCGCCCAGATTCTATTTCGGGCGCATTGTTAGGCCGAGGGAGTATCGAACGTTTGTCAGTCGTGGCAATCCAACGGAGTTTTGAGCCACGACGAGGGTTTCCCCGCCCGACGGCAACACCAGGAGCAATAACAGATGAAGGAAGAACTGATGATCACCTCGGACCTGAAGGCCAGCCGCCGGTTCAAAGATCGCCGCCTGACCAACGAACGCCGCACCGACGCCGAGGAGAACATTGTCGGCGTCGAACAACGACGCGTCAGCGAGCGACGCAAAATCGAACGCCGCCGGCAGATCGACCCGACCACCTGCGAACGGGACTACAAACCGGACGAAGTGGAATTCATGCGGGCGATGGATGACTACAAACGCCGCAGCGGACGCCAGTTCCCCACCTGGAGCGAAGTGCTCGAAGTGATTCGGGATCTGGGCTACCGCAAGGTCGCCGCCCCGACCACCACCTTCGAAACGGCCACCCGTTAATCGAAGCAGAAGCCCAAAAAATGATCCCCAGCCCGCGAAGCAACTTCGCGGGCTGTTTTTTTGTCCCGGACGTTTCTTCCACGTCCGGGACAATTTCGAACGGCAACCTCCATTGTCCCGGACGACCGCAAAGCGTCCGGGACAAGCATGAGGTTTGACAAACCGCGGCGTCCTCAAGACAACTCGAACGGTTCTGCTTCGCCCAACCGTTTTCCTGAAGTGCCCCGCTCGTGCCATCTTCTGTTTCGGACTCAGTCTCAGGCCGCGTCGTCATCGTTGGAGGCGGTCTGGCGGGAATCGCTGCCGCAACAGCGTTGGCGGAAGCCGACTTGCAGGTGACACTGCTCGAAAGTCGCCCGCAGCTTGGCGGTCGGGCGACCTCATATATCGACAAGGCTTCCGGCGAAACGATTGATAACTGTCAGCACGTCAGCATGGGCTGCTGCACCAATCTGCGGGATCTGTGTGAGCGACTGCAAGTCGCCGACGCCTTTCAAACAGAATCGGAACTCTATTTCATCGCTCCGAACGGCGAATGCTGCTCGTTCTCCGCCGACCCGTTGCCGGCCCCGTTTCACCTCACTCGCGCGTTCCTGAAACTGTCCTATCTCTCGCTGCGAGAGAAGGTGTTGTTCGCCTCTGCCGTCAGAGCTCTGGCGCAGGCACGACCCGAAAAACTCTTGGGCAGCAACTTCGCCGACTGGCTGCGAACTCACCGGCAGACCGACCGGCTGATTCAGAACGTCTGGGAAGTTGTGCTGGTGAGCGCTCTCAGCGAATCGCTCGACCGCATTGACGCGGCGTACGCTCGCAAGGTCTTCGTCGACGGATTTCTCAGTCACGCCGACAGCTGGAAGGTCGAGATCCCACGAATTGATCTCGATGAACTCTATTCGCAGCGCACGCGAGCCGCACTTGCTGCCAAAGGGGTTGATGTCCGCGTGCAGACCCGGGCGACCGGGCTGACGTACGAGGATGAACGAGTCGCGCAGGTCTCACTGCATAATGGAGATCCGCTGATTGCGGACGACGTGATTCTGGCGGTCCCTCAGCATCAGTTGTCTGCGCTGCTCCCTTCCAGTCCAAAACTGGATTCGCTGAGACAACAGGTTTCACAACTGGAAACCGCACCGATTACCAGCGTTCATCTCTGGTACGACCGCCCCCTCACCGCGTTGCCGCACGCCGTGCTGGTCGGACGGCTCAGTCAGTGGATGTTCAACCGGGGTCAACGCACGTTGAACGGCGAATCTGCTCACTACTATCAGGTCGTGATCAGCGCCAGCCGGCAGCTGCGTGAATGGTCACAAGAAGACGCGATTGCCGCCGTCGCTGCCGAACTCCGGGCAGTCTGGCCCAGTCATCGAGTACCAAAGCTGCTGCATTCGCGGATGATTACCGAACGCCGAGCCGTCTTCTCGGTCACACCGGGCATCGATGCCCTACGGCCTGTTCAGCAGACAGGAATCGAAAACCTGCAAATCGCAGGCGACTACACCCAGACCGGGTGGCCCGCCACGATGGAAGGAGCCGTGATCAGCGGATATCTCGCGGCAGAAAACGTGCCGCGTCGACTCGGTCGCCCACTACAAATCGTCCGCCCTGGCCTGCCGTTCGCGGGGCTTTCACGCTGGTGTCTGGGACTCAAGTAATGGCGAGCGTCGGCTTACCAGGACGCACGCCGCCGCGATGGCGATCACGACCGCGATGGGCTGCGCGATCTTGAACCAGAGGGGGTAAGGCAGCATCGAGAGGTTGCACCCCAGCGCATACAGCAACAAGACGGCCAGGACGCCGGCGCTGCCGAGGTTTCCCACTCGACCTGCCACCCAGGTGCCAGCGAACGCCGTGAAGCCCCACAGGGGAACGACCACCCCCAGTACCCAGGTCGGATAGTTGGCCACCTGCTGGCACATCTCCTCCATCGTTCCCTTGAAATCAGGAGGCAGGGGATGGACGATCGAACTGAACAACTCCGTCAGATTGACCAGCACGAAAGCGGTCACAAATCCGGCGACGATGCCGAAAATCATCTGAAAAACTCTCTCCATCGATTGCGTACTCCTGACCCCTAAAGCTGGGGACGATGTCATGTGCTGTTCGCATCGCATTATGGCGACCCACCCGGCGAACTTCGACCATGCCCAGTCGCCCGAACTGACTGGACCTGACGACTGTCTCTTCTGCTACGATTTCTGATGACGAGTGGAGTTTTCAATTCCGGCAGCTGAAGACAGCAACGGGCGACTGTGATGGATGACGAATTTCAACTGCAGAGTGGGGAAGAAGATCGTTTCGACCTGCTCCCGGCCAACGTTCCTTTGCTGCCGTTGCCGGAATACTGTTATTCTCTGGAGACAGGCAAGCCGTTTCGTTTCTGCATTGATTGCGACGAGCCGCTGTTGCTGCAGAAGAGCGAACCGCTTGTCCCAGAGTCGCCCGACAATTCGCACTATGCGTTGCGGATGTATGGCATCACCAAGGTCATCGTCGGGGGCGAAGCGGTGTTCGAACTGGCGCTCTGCCTGCGGTGTAACGATCGGCTAGTGCAGCGGTTCTCCCAGGAATCACGGGCAGCCATCGCCGAATTCATCGGTTCCGCTCTGCACATCCCCGGCCCGGAACGCATTCAATCCGGCGACTTCTCCTGCTTCCACTGCCGCCGCCCGAAATCGAGCTGCCACCGTTATACGATCGGCATGTTCTGCGCCGGAAAACACATCTGCGCCAACGCGCCACATGTCATGATCTGTGATGCCTGCGAGAGTGAGATGGCGGAGTGCCTGTCCAAGCACACCCGCGAGGAATGGGACAGATTCATCGAAGAACACTTCGACCCGACGCCAGGGTTGGGCTTGGACGAGCCTCATCGGTTTCCGATGATTATTTGAGCGAGTGGAATGGGTAGATAAGCTCCATAAGCTTCGTTTCTCAGTAGAAAACCAGCGAGATTCTACCGTGACAGCAAGTTTCGTAGAAAAATTCAGGCCCATAACCAACAACATCGTGTTCTACAAAGCTCAACTTTCTGATGTCTATTCCGCACATTCAAATTGGATGACACAAACCGGGCCAATAAAAACAATAATCGAAAACACGGATGTCATGCATGCGCTTTCACTCATGATTCCCTTCGATCAGCTACGAGATCTGTTTGTGGAATGCAAGGGGGGCTGGGTTGCCCATTTTGTCGGCTCGGACGACACGCCAAAATATCTTCCAATCGTCAAATCAGTTGCATGCTCATATGTAACTACATTTTATCTTCCCGAAGGAAATGGCTCGCAGGACGGTTCGGATCAGCTTGGTGGAATCGGGCTTGGATTTTTTCTTCGTGACCCGGCTAAGGCTTTCGGCAGCGAAAGGGTCATCAACCTCATTAACAATGGTGACAGATGGATTTTCGAGCAGTGTGGGGAGCCGTTACCATTCGAGGACAGTTCTATATACCATAAACGACGCATCCAGGATCGATTTTCGATCGAGCTTGCAGTGAACTACCTCAAGGCAAACGGAATTTCAGCTTTTGAGCAGGATTTTTATTTACCTTGCTGGACACTGACGGAACCGATCCGAGACAAAGACGGATATTGGGGCCGGCGGAGTTGACTCAGATGAGGATCCAAGGGTCAAAAAGTGAACGCGCGGCCCTGCCACCCATTGATTGATCGACTCTTCATCCCCGTGTTATCCTCTTCGCTGCGATCGCACGCGTTTTGGCTTAACGACGAAACGAGGTCGACATGGCTGCCAAGCTGCTCTTTACCGGGATGACTCACACGAGCGGAGGCCCTCACGGCGCTACCCGCAGCTCGGACGGCCTGCTCGATCTGCAGTTGCCTGAGCCTCATCCAGCGGCTGAGCGAATGTTCGCTGCCGCCTGGTCGGCCTGCTTTATCGGGGCGATTGAAGTGGCCGCCGCCCGTAAGAAGATCTCGCTCCCGGCCGCTCCCGAGATCGACGCGACGATCAATCTGTTTCTCGAAAAGAATGAGTTCTTTCTGCGAGCCCGACTCGACGTGAGCATCCCAGGCGTCGACCGCGAGGTGGCGAAGGAATTGGTCGAAGCGGCCCATGGCATTTGCCCCTATTCGAAAGCAACCCGGGGCAATATCGACGTCGAATTGAACGTCGTCTGATGTTCGGATGCAACTTCTTGAGCTGGTGACGAGTTCTCTTTTGCCTGCGACAACGAAACGCATGAATTGTGGCTACATATTGACCAACTCAACAAACTGTGGCTACAATTGTAATTGAGACGGCCAACCAGGGCAGGATGATGACGATTATCCGAGTGATCTGGGACGACGAAGAAAATGGGAACGTCGGTCACATTGCGGAGCATGGATACTCAATTGAGGAAGTTGAACATGTCCTGAGCGACTTCCACTACGAGGGAGTCAGCAAGTCCTCCGGATATCCGTTTGTGATTGGGTTCCTTCCAGATGGTCGCCGTGTCGGAGTGGCATTCATTCGGATCGACGAAATTTCAGTCCTGCCGGTAACTGCGTTCGACGCCGATAACTACAAGAATTGACGGCCCAGTGGAGGTGAATGATGGCTCGCAAGATCGAACGAGTCTCGCGGAAAATGACCGCGACGGAACGTGAAGAGATGCTGCGGATGACACGGGAGATTTCTCGGGAGCGCGAAGAGATTATCCAGAACGTGAACGCTTCAGCGGCCAGCCGGACGATCCGCACGCGGGTCACGGAGGAGATGCATGCGGCGCTCAAAGAGTATTGCGAGCAACACGGAACCGAGTTGTCTGCGATCCTCAGGGATTCGGCGTTGCGATACATCGGTCGCCGGGATCTGGTGGGCGTTATGCCTGCACCAGGCCGGCCCGCATCTTAAAGTTCAATCGCGGTTCGCAGGCACTTGTCGACCTCGAGCATGGTCTCCGCAGAGAGCGTTCCGATGATCTTTCGAATGTCTGCCTGCTGGATTGGTCGTTCTGCACAACCAGTGTGGGACGTGTCCCGGAAGGGGGAGAGAAATCGACAAGGACAATTTCACTCCGCATACAGTTGGGAATCCTCTGGAGACCCGTCTTTGTCCCAGGCTTTCAAGACAGCAGAGTAAGCATGGCGAGGATCTTCGAGAAGCTGCCTCATCTCATCATAAGTTTCTTTGAGAATCAGCACGCACTCTTCATGTTCCACGTCCACCGGGACAGGCAGACCGTGTTTTAGAGCTTCCAATTGTTCGGCGGTGACATTCATCACTCGATTGTGCCTGAGATTCTCAGTTCAAGCAAGGATAGTGCAGCGCAACCGTGTTCAGTCTTCCTCAATGAACAGCGCGAGTCCGTTCGTCAGACGGCTATCGATAAATTCTCGAATAAGAGCCGCACAGCGAAGACATTCTTCAGGCGTGCAACCGACACAATATTCGGCCACATCTTGGCAGTCGAGTTGTGAGAGAGCATTAGAGAATTCGGCAGCGTCCTCTGGGGAGACAGGCACTCGACCAACAGCATTCGACGACCAACCCGACACAGTGTTCCAATCAGAGGTCAGCCGCCCCACTGATTCACCTTCAGACGCTCGCCATGCCCGAGTCAGAATTCCGTGGAACAGCGGATCAAGATAGATGTCGCTGACTTCGATCCGATCACTCCAGATGCCGTCGTTCGGGGGACCATAGAAGACGACGCCCGAGTAGTCGCCATAGCGGTCACCATGTGCGAACTCCATCACGTCCGTCATTGATTCCACCTCTTCATATCTGATTTTGGATTTGACAGCCTTTCAAAGCGACACATTCCAGAGGCCGAAGTTCAACAAAAAAAGCTGCACGCCCAAGGACGTGCAGCTTGATAGTTTCAGTTTTGCAGCAGTTAAATGACAGGCTGAGAAGGTTTGTTAACCGTCTCGCGAAATTTCCATGGAACGCCGGCAGGGCCATGCGCTTTGCTTCTGACCCTGCCACCCCAATGAGCACCCCAATGAGCAGTTTCATGCCACGGCCATGACGATTCTTCGCTCCCGTTCAGCAGCGAACGCCAGGCAGGCCTGAATGTCTTCCTGAGTCAGCGCGGAGAAGTCACTCAGGATCTCCTCCGTCGTCATGCCTGCGGCCAGGTACGATAATACATCGTACACTGTGATCCGCAGGCCGCGGATACAGGCTTTTCCGCTCCGCTTGCCCGGCTCAAGGGTAATTCGCGACCGCCATTGCTCGTTCACGAGAACCTCCAGGCATTGCCCGATTTACATCGCCATCGCTTCCAGGTCTTCTGAAACTTCCACTGGCGGGAGTTCCACGTCTGAGCCGGAGTAGAGTGACTCCACGAAGCCGCGCAGGTGCTCTGCCCGGGTCTGGTGCTGCAGTTTGCGGAGCGCCTTCGACTCGATCTGGCGGATACGTTCGCGGGTCACCTTGAAGATGCGGCCGGTTTCTTCCAGCGTGTAGCTGTAGCCGTCACCCAGACCGTAGCGGAGCTTGATGATTTCCCGCTCGCGGTAGGTGAGGCTCTTGAGAACGTGGTTGATCTTGTCACGCAGCATCTGGTGCATGGCCGAGTCGGCCGGCGTGCTTTCGCTGCTGTCTTCCAGGAAGTCGCCGTAGCTCGAGTCTTCGCTTTCGCCAACAGGCGTATCGAGACTGATCGGGTGCTTCCAGGTCTTCATGATCCGCTCGGTTTCCTCGACCGACAGCCCGACGGCTTCAGCGAGTTCTTCCGTCGTCGGTTCGCGACCGGTTTCCTGGCGAATCTGTTCGCTCTTGGCTTTCAGTGTCGAGATGCTCTGGAACATGTGGACCGGAATACGAATCGTGCGGGCATGGTCAGCCACGGCCCGGGTGATCGCCTGACGAATCCACCACGTCGCATAGGTCGAGAACTTGTAGCCGCGGCGGTATTCATACTTCTCGACGCCGCGCATCAGGCCGGCGTTCCCTTCCTGAATCAGGTCGAGGAAGCTCAGCCCGCGGTTACGGTACTTCTTGGCGATCGAGACCACGAGACGCAGGTTCCCGCCGGAGAGCTGCTGCTTGGCATGGGTCCAGGCATCAAAGCGGTCGCGGATACCGGCCAGGCGGTTCTTGTACTCTTCCGCGGTTTCGCAGGTCATGTCGACCAGTTCGTTCAGTTCGCGGCGAAGCATGGCGACTTCGTTGGCGGCGGTCGGCTTGCGTTTGATGAGATTGATTTCGCGAACGAGTTCGCTCATCCGCTCGCCAATCTGCTGCATCCGCTTGTAGACGGGCTGCAGGCGATGGGTTCGCAGCGACAGTTCTTCGGCCAGCGTACACATCTTGCGACGGCGAATTCGCATCCGGTCGCGGGCAGCGTGCTTGTCTTCGTTCGAAACGTGCTCCGCCCGGGTCAGTTCGAAATCCTTGCGGTTTTCGGCCAGCAGGTGCTTCAGGGTCGGCAGGTTCACCGGCATACGACCGAGGATCTGCTCCTTCTTGGTGTTTTCCGTATCCGAGGTTCGTAGGGTACGCTCGAACGGCAGTTCGCCAGTGTGGACCTGTTCGAGGATTTCGACTGCGGTATTGATCGCGAAGTCCGACTGCATCAGCATGCGGCGGTAGCGCTTGCGTGTGACTTCGATCTGCTTGGCCAGGAAGATTTCGTCTTCGCGGGTGAGCAGAGGGATGTTGCCCATCTGGCTGAGATACATGCGGATCGGGTCGCGGGACGACATCGGTGCGTCCGGCTCGATCAGGCCGCGGGCCAGGGCCATCTCGGTGATGTCTGGCTCATGGGTCTGCTGCTCCATCCGGGTCTTGTCGGCCACGGTTTTTGGAGCGCTGGGATCGTTGATCAGCGGCAGATCGAGCTCTTCGAGCGCATGGATAATCCGGTCCATCATGACCGGGTCGCCCCCTTCATCGGGAAGGTATGCGTCGACCATCTGGAATGTCAGAAACCCTTGTTTCTGAGTCCGCTTCATCAGCTCCATGAGACCGGAGTCGAGTCGATGCACGTTCAGCTCCTACACAGTAAGTGAGATTCAAATTGAATTCGGTTGTATTGGTTGTCGCGGCTGTTTTGGCCGCGACTGATCAGCAAAGCGTGTCTGGATTAGGAATCAGGACGCAGCACGCGTTACTAGCAGTGTGACATGATCAGTGATCTGACATCGCAAAAAGTTGTGTCGATCGGACAATTTTCGGGTGACAAATCGGTTGGCGTCATAGTTCGGTAGGCGACACGGCGACCGTGATCGCCGGGACTGCCGTTGGCCCTTGTCAACCCGCCGGGAACCTGCAGGTTGCCGCCAACGAAGTTGCGAAAGGGTGATAAGTAAAGTGGCATGGGCCGCTACGCGAAACGAGGTCAACAATGGGAGAACCGTCAACGCCAGAAGACGAAGCTGGGGAGACCGCTCGTCGTCAGGGCGGACGTTTTACGTCTGCCCCATGAATTCTGGTCGGCGAAACCACCCTTGCCGGCCGGCCCTGACCCCGTCGACCTGTCCTGAAGGGAGGAACCCCAAAACCTGGTCCCAGAGGAAGAGAGGCGAGGCCCACGGAATCCTTCGCGTGGGGCCACACAAGCTGTAACGGGTCGATCGCATCCTTACTCGCTCCCGGAGGCAATGCCTGCTCTCGAATCCAGTGTCGCGTTTCTGACCTAACATCTTACGCCTTCACGCGTTCAATCGATTCTTGGCAGGCTCTGGTTCCATCTCGGAACGCCTGCAACGCGGGAGCCATCCTAACACGAATCAAGGGACCGTCCACGCAGTATTTTTATACGAAACCAGTTTTTTCAGCAAAATTCCACCTGCACGCATTCCTTCATTTCTACGCGTCCAATCTCCCTTCGTCAACGAGGCTTTCGGCGTTCGAGGGGAGTTTGCTCAACTCGCCGGGGCCGCGTGCCGGTCAGGGAAAACGGGGCGTCTTGCTGCAGAGTGCAACATCGAATTCTACGTCGCCGCCGCAACACCCTTTCAGGAAATTCCCTGTTTCTTCATCAAGGGTGCGGACGCATCTTCCTCACAACCCCCGCGCCAGGTGCAAGCATTTCAACGTGTCTTCGTTACGCAGAAAGTATCGCCCGTTCGACAGGGCTGGCAGAGCCCTGGTCACCCCCCGCAAAGACTGACAACGTGAGACGACCTTCAAGGCCTCCGGATTCGGATTAATCAACAGGAGCTCTCCGTCCGTTTTCTGCGCCAGCAACCGGCCATCCGCGAGAATCAACGTCCCATAGCCGAAATTGTGCTCGATCCATTTTTGTGGTGATGTCGTGATGGGGGCCGCCCCGCCCGGTGACGGCTGATCCCCTTCGCGGACGCGCGACCGCAACGCCGCGAGCTCGATACATTCGAAGTCGGCCGGCGGAACGTCGTCCCGGCCATTGATGAGATACAGAAAGCCGTCGATGGGAATCGGCGTGCAATACTGCGTCGCCACCGGCTTTTCCCCTTTCCAGATCGGCCGGGTTCCGAACAGGTCGAACTCGGCATACACGCCGCCAATCCCATAACTCGAGGTGACCAGCAGGCGATCTCCCATCACGACAGGGCTGGCTCCATTCACAGTCGGCCCCCGTTGACCAAAGGGGAATTGAAAGAGCAAGGTTCCCGACTTCGGATCGATCAAAACGCATTGATACCGGGTCACCATCAGCACCAGCGGCATGTCGTTGATGTTCACCTGCACCGGCGCAGAGTAGCTGGCAGGCTCGTCAGTTTGCTTCCAGAGAACCGCTCCCGTTTCCAGGTCGAACGCGACAATGCCTGCTCCATTGCGACCTCCGACATTCACGACG from the Planctomicrobium piriforme genome contains:
- a CDS encoding Ohr family peroxiredoxin → MAAKLLFTGMTHTSGGPHGATRSSDGLLDLQLPEPHPAAERMFAAAWSACFIGAIEVAAARKKISLPAAPEIDATINLFLEKNEFFLRARLDVSIPGVDREVAKELVEAAHGICPYSKATRGNIDVELNVV
- a CDS encoding sigma-70 family RNA polymerase sigma factor, whose translation is MHRLDSGLMELMKRTQKQGFLTFQMVDAYLPDEGGDPVMMDRIIHALEELDLPLINDPSAPKTVADKTRMEQQTHEPDITEMALARGLIEPDAPMSSRDPIRMYLSQMGNIPLLTREDEIFLAKQIEVTRKRYRRMLMQSDFAINTAVEILEQVHTGELPFERTLRTSDTENTKKEQILGRMPVNLPTLKHLLAENRKDFELTRAEHVSNEDKHAARDRMRIRRRKMCTLAEELSLRTHRLQPVYKRMQQIGERMSELVREINLIKRKPTAANEVAMLRRELNELVDMTCETAEEYKNRLAGIRDRFDAWTHAKQQLSGGNLRLVVSIAKKYRNRGLSFLDLIQEGNAGLMRGVEKYEYRRGYKFSTYATWWIRQAITRAVADHARTIRIPVHMFQSISTLKAKSEQIRQETGREPTTEELAEAVGLSVEETERIMKTWKHPISLDTPVGESEDSSYGDFLEDSSESTPADSAMHQMLRDKINHVLKSLTYREREIIKLRYGLGDGYSYTLEETGRIFKVTRERIRQIESKALRKLQHQTRAEHLRGFVESLYSGSDVELPPVEVSEDLEAMAM
- a CDS encoding MarR family winged helix-turn-helix transcriptional regulator, whose protein sequence is MRALPVESPPGWITRWNQISRRLRKQLSDRYTDAGLSESRASVLAALDGPTRHATQADLAAVLLISESNLCGLVERMRVEGLIERDRSPLDRRKTVLTLTSLGRTRCEVVRQIHEEFEQSLRIALPRPELSLDQASLNGLSVALTSLEAVRPESGSQERSAA
- a CDS encoding DUF433 domain-containing protein, translated to MNEQWRSRITLEPGKRSGKACIRGLRITVYDVLSYLAAGMTTEEILSDFSALTQEDIQACLAFAAERERRIVMAVA
- a CDS encoding outer membrane protein assembly factor BamB family protein, producing MQGRSAWLTLFWFAMSASASWGGDWPQILGPQRSGIADSDEHLLQRWPKGGPPTLWERKVGHGYAGLAVAGNRGILFHRIDDEEIVEGIDVATGRTLFQDKSPTSFAPQVGGRDGDGPLCVPTIHQGRVISYGAQGILTCLDLETGRRLWQHKTHREFNAQEGYFGAGSSPIVVDQAVVVNVGGRNGAGIVAFDLETGAVLWKQTDEPASYSAPVQVNINDMPLVLMVTRYQCVLIDPKSGTLLFQFPFGQRGPTVNGASPVVMGDRLLVTSSYGIGGVYAEFDLFGTRPIWKGEKPVATQYCTPIPIDGFLYLINGRDDVPPADFECIELAALRSRVREGDQPSPGGAAPITTSPQKWIEHNFGYGTLILADGRLLAQKTDGELLLINPNPEALKVVSRCQSLRGVTRALPALSNGRYFLRNEDTLKCLHLARGL
- the hpnE gene encoding hydroxysqualene dehydroxylase HpnE; this translates as MPSSVSDSVSGRVVIVGGGLAGIAAATALAEADLQVTLLESRPQLGGRATSYIDKASGETIDNCQHVSMGCCTNLRDLCERLQVADAFQTESELYFIAPNGECCSFSADPLPAPFHLTRAFLKLSYLSLREKVLFASAVRALAQARPEKLLGSNFADWLRTHRQTDRLIQNVWEVVLVSALSESLDRIDAAYARKVFVDGFLSHADSWKVEIPRIDLDELYSQRTRAALAAKGVDVRVQTRATGLTYEDERVAQVSLHNGDPLIADDVILAVPQHQLSALLPSSPKLDSLRQQVSQLETAPITSVHLWYDRPLTALPHAVLVGRLSQWMFNRGQRTLNGESAHYYQVVISASRQLREWSQEDAIAAVAAELRAVWPSHRVPKLLHSRMITERRAVFSVTPGIDALRPVQQTGIENLQIAGDYTQTGWPATMEGAVISGYLAAENVPRRLGRPLQIVRPGLPFAGLSRWCLGLK